The Candidatus Palauibacter australiensis genome includes the window TATTCGTTGATTAAATGGATTGGGCTGTTACTCCGCCGTCGAGCACAAACACTGCGCCGGTCGTGAAGTCCGATGCGGCTGAGGCCAAGTAAAGCGCTGCGCCCGTGATATCCCTTGGCTGACCGATGCGCCCCGCCGGCGTCCGCGCCAAAACGTGATCCAGCAATTCCGGATTTCCCCAAAGCGCCTGCGCGAATTTCGTCCGCACCAAACCGGGGATGCTTCCCTTCATCTCCATCGCGATCCGGTACGCGGGCGTGTTGCGGATCGTATCCTGCGCTTCCACGCGCAGGTGCATCTGCCCGAACCGCACGGGTCCGAACGTCACCGCGTATTCGGCCTCCTGGCCGATCGCGAAGGGCCACGCCGGGGGAAACGGACCGCCGCCCGCCGTTTCCGATCCGGCCTGGCCCGCGAGCGGGGCGCTACCGGCTAGGAAGGCGGCTAGCAGTCCGAGGCAAGACCCGGCGTGAGCACCGAGAACCGACGCGAGGACCGTGGCGAGCCCTGGCAGGCGCTCCGGCATGTCAGGCGACTTCCATAGCCTGCCGGCCGATTTCGCGCAGGGCGCGGTCCCGGCCGGCCGCGAACAGCTGCCGGAGTTGCTCGCCGACCCGGAAGCGCGCGTCGCGGTATCGGCGGAGGGGATGCGGATCATGCGGAATCTCCTCGAATCTTCGTACGAACGGCCACACCTGCAGGAGCAGCGCGGCGTTGGCGGCCCAGCCCTCGTACTGCACCAGCGGCCCATCGCCGGCGGCGACGGCGCGTTCCAGAGCGAACAACCTATATAACCGAAGAGAAGCATAAGGGTCCGTCACGGCTGGAGCCGCCAGCAGACGACCGGCGCAGAGCCGGCCGCCGGCCCGGGTCAGACGCCGGTTCAGGGGTTCGGGTTCGCCGCGCGCGACCGTGACGAGATCGGCGCCGCCCTCGAAGCAGCGAAGCATCTTCGGCAAGCGCTCGGGCGAATCGGAGAAATCGCCCTGCATGGAGACGAACGCATCGCGGCGGGGGTAGCCCGAGCGGCGAAGCGTCGCCCGGATCAGCCGGTCGAGGCTCACGGCGTAGCCCCGCCGTTCCTCGTTGCGGAGCACGGTCAGCGGGAGCACCCGCGGATACCGGTCCAGCGCTTCGCCCGTCCCGTCGTCCGAGGCATCGTCGCAAACGAGCACGTGAAACTGCCGCCGCTCGCCGTAGAGCAATTCGCGGATGCGCCACAGCAGCGGACCGATGGTCTCGCGCTCGTTGTGAACCGGAATCCCGATGTGAATCACGCGCCCTCTCCGCGTTGCGCCACCCGCTTCCAGCGCCGGTGGAACCAGAAGTACTGCTCCGGCCGCCGTTCGATCTCCCTCTCCAGCACCCGAACCCAACCCTTCGTGAGCTCGACCGGATCGCCGGCGGAGCCGGATCGACCGCCGTCGATCTCTTCATGGACGATCCGATACCCCGATGGGTCTCGAACGAGAGCCGCGAAGAAGAGAGGGACATCGGCCGCGAGACACAAACGCGCGGGGGCGAGCGATGTCCAGGCGGGGCGGCCCAGGAAGTCGATCGGGGCGCTGCCGCGCCGGGCGTGCTGATCGGCCACCAGGGCCAGGATCCGGCCCGAGCGCAGCGCGTCGAGCGCCGGCCGCGCCGCCTCGTCGCGGTCGAGCACGTCCAGTCCGAGCCGCGCGCGCAGCTCCTGCAGCCGACGGCCGAAGGCGCCCCGCTGGCGCTGCACGACCGCCGTCACGCGCACTCCGAGCGCCCGCACGGCGGCG containing:
- a CDS encoding SDR family oxidoreductase; the protein is MPERLPGLATVLASVLGAHAGSCLGLLAAFLAGSAPLAGQAGSETAGGGPFPPAWPFAIGQEAEYAVTFGPVRFGQMHLRVEAQDTIRNTPAYRIAMEMKGSIPGLVRTKFAQALWGNPELLDHVLARTPAGRIGQPRDITGAALYLASAASDFTTGAVFVLDGGVTAQSI
- a CDS encoding glycosyltransferase, translated to MIHIGIPVHNERETIGPLLWRIRELLYGERRQFHVLVCDDASDDGTGEALDRYPRVLPLTVLRNEERRGYAVSLDRLIRATLRRSGYPRRDAFVSMQGDFSDSPERLPKMLRCFEGGADLVTVARGEPEPLNRRLTRAGGRLCAGRLLAAPAVTDPYASLRLYRLFALERAVAAGDGPLVQYEGWAANAALLLQVWPFVRRFEEIPHDPHPLRRYRDARFRVGEQLRQLFAAGRDRALREIGRQAMEVA
- a CDS encoding lysophospholipid acyltransferase family protein; amino-acid sequence: MKGRAGRRGGGRGRGAGRRLAEALVDGGVTGLHLGLRAAPEPVALAAGRALGALCRDPLRMRRRVVDAQIAASFPAATPHWVRGTARACYRHFGREAALLMGGPPRVERRLSRVVDEAGLGPRLHAAVAERDGAVVVAGHLGNWELGGAAVRALGVRVTAVVQRQRGAFGRRLQELRARLGLDVLDRDEAARPALDALRSGRILALVADQHARRGSAPIDFLGRPAWTSLAPARLCLAADVPLFFAALVRDPSGYRIVHEEIDGGRSGSAGDPVELTKGWVRVLEREIERRPEQYFWFHRRWKRVAQRGEGA